CGGCTCCTTCGACCGGGCCGTGCTGGACATGCTGGCGCCGTGGGAGGTGCTGGAAGCGGTGTCGCGGCTGGTGGTCGCCGGTGGCGTGCTGATCATCTACGTCGCGACGGTCACCCAGCTGTCGAAGGTGGTCGAGGCGGTGCGTGCCCAGCAGTGCTGGACCGAACCGCGGTCGTGGGAGACGATTCAGCGCGGCTGGAACGTAGTGGGACTGGCGGTGCGGCCGCAGCATTCGATGCGCGGTCACACCGCGTTTCTGGTCGCAACCCGTCGGCTCGCTCCCGGCGCGGTGGCGCCGATGCCGTTGGGCCGCAAGCGTCCCGGCCGCGACGGCTGATCAGTCGTCGCTGCGGTGCAGACCTCGCCGAACCGACAGCAACTCGAACTCCGGATGCGCCGCGACCAGGCGCTCGGCGCGGTCCAGCACGTCGACGGTGTGAGCGCGGTCGGGCGACACCACCGCGACACCGATGCCTGAGCGCCGGTGCAGATCATGCGACCCGGTCTCGGCCGCGGACACGCTGAACTTGCGCTGCAGCTCGGCCACCACCGGCCTGATCACCGAGCGTTTCTGCTTCAGCGAGCGCACGTCGCCCAGCAGCACGTCGAACTCGAGCCAGCCGATCCACATCAGGGCGTCGGCGACGGACTCGCCGGCGGCCCGGCTTCCGGGCCGGGCGGCGGCGCCGGATTGGGCGCGGGCGCGGCCGGCGGTGACGTCGGCGGCAACGTCCCGGCGTTCTGCATGGCCAGCAGCATCTCCGCGGTCTTCCGGGACAGCTGCCAGCCGCCCGGCGTCGAGGTGAACTCCATCGGGAAAGTGAACTCCCGGTGATCCGGATTGGCGGTGTGGACGACGACGGTGGCCGTGGCGTTCGACGGGTTCTGGCTCGACCATGCGATGTTGTTCGCGACGAACGTCATCGGCAGGTAGCCGCCGTCGCGCGCGGCGGTGGTGAACCTGTCCAACGCGCCGGCCGTCTCGGGCCCGGCGCCTTGCACCAGGTTCAGCTTGTCGTTGCCCGGGACCGCCGCATCGGCAAGACGTGACAACACATCGGAGAGGATCTCCGGCGCGGGCAGGGGAGCGGTGGGCGCGGCGGCTACGGTGCTCGACGGCGCGGGCGGCACCGCCGTCTGGGCCGAATCCATCTTCTTGGCGGTGTCACGCGAGCATCCCGCGAGCGCCAGCACCGCCACCACGACGGCGGCGCCCAGGGTTACGCAGAGGTTTCGCGACATCCAGCGGCACGCTCAGCCGACAGCAAAACTGTGGAATGAAACGGATGTCACACTCGCGGCCCCGGTATCGGCCGAAGCGACGGTCTGAACGCCCGTGGCTTGGGATTTCGCGGTCACAGAAGTCCTTTCGCGCGGCCCGAGTAGAACCCGAGATTACCAGCGTGACCTAACTTGTAACTTTTCAAGGGCATTTGACTGCGCACATGAAGCGCCGTCGGCCGGTAGCTTAGAGGTATCCGCCACGCCATTCCTGGTGCGGGAAAGGAGCGCAAGATGGGTGACTCAGAGCGTTCTGAAGCATTCAAGAACCCCCGCGATATCCCCCTGTCCAGCGACGATGCTGCAGAACTGGAACAGCTGCGGCGTGAGGCCGCCGTGCTTCGCGAACAACTCGACAACGCCGTCGCACACCAAGGCTCGACGCGCTCGGCGCGCGATGTGCATCAACTAGAAGCTCGAATCGACTCGCTCGCGGCCCGCAATTCCAAATTAATGGAAACTCTTAAAGAGGCCCGCCAACAACTGCTGGCACTGCGCGAGGAAGTCGACCGACTGGGCCAGCCGCCCAGCGGTTACGGGGTGCTGCTCGGTGCGCATGAGGACGAGACTGTCGACGTGTTCACCTCGGGTCGCAAGATGCGACTGACGTGCTCGCCCAACATCGACACCGCGTCGCTGCGCAAAGGCCAGACGGTCCGGCTCAACGAGGCCCTGACCGTCGTCGAGGCCGGGACCTACGAGTCGGTCGGCGAGATCTCGACGCTGCGTGAGGTGCTCAACGACGGGCACCGGGCATTGGTCGTCGGCCATGCCGACGAGGAACGCATTGTCTGGCTGGCCGAACCGCTGGTCGCCGAGGATCTGCCCGAAGGGCATCCCGACGCGCTCAACGACGACAGCCGGCCGCGCAAGTTGCGGCCTGGCGACTCGCTGCTGGTCGACACCAAGGCCGGTTACGCCTTCGAGCGCATCCCCAAGGCCGAGGTCGAGGACCTGGTGCTCGAAGAGGTGCCCGACGTCAGCTACTCCGACATCGGCGGTCTGACCCGGCAGATCGAGCAGATCCGCGACGCGGTCGAGTTGCCGTTTTTGCACAAGGATCTCTACCGGGAGTACGCGTTGCGTCCGCCCAAGGGTGTGCTGCTCTACGGCCCGCCCGGCTGCGGTAAGACCTTGATCGCCAAGGCGGTGGCCAATTCGCTGGCCAAGAAGATGGCGGACCTGCGTGGTGACGACGCCCGTGAGGCCAAGTCCTACTTCCTCAACATCAAGGGCCCTGAGCTGCTCAACAAGTTCGTCGGCGAGACCGAGCGGCACATCCGGCTGATCTTCCAGCGCGCCCGGGAGAAGGCTTCCGAAGGCACTCCGGTGATCGTGTTCTTCGACGAGATGGACTCGATCTTCCGCACCCGCGGCACCGGCGTCTCCTCCGACGTCGAGACCACCGTGGTGCCGCAGTTGCTGTCGGAGATCGACGGCGTCGAAGGGCTCGAGAACGTCATAGTGATCGGCGCCTCCAACCGCGAGGACATGATCGACCCGGCCATCCTGCGGCCCGGCCGGCTGGACGTGAAGATCAAGATCGAGCGTCCGGATGCCGAAGCGGCCCAGGACATCTTCTCCAAGTACCTTGTCGACACGCTGCCGGTGCACGCCGACGATCTCGCCGAGTTCGACGGCGACCGGGGCGCCTGCATCAGGGCGATGATCGAGAAGGTCGTCGAGCGGATGTACGCCGAGATCGACGACAACCGCTTCCTGGAGGTCACCTACGCCAACGGTGACAAGGAAGTCATGTACTTCAAGGACTTCAACTCCGGGGCGATGATCCAGAACGTGGTCGACCGGGCGAAGAAGAACGCGATCAAGTCGGTGCTGGAGACCGGGCAGCCCGGTTTGCGCATCCAGCATCTGCTCGACTCGATCGTCGACGAGTTCGCCGAGAACGAGGACCTGCCCAACACCACCAACCCCGACGACTGGGCGCGGATCTCGGGCAAGAAGGGTGAACGGATCGTCTACATCCGCACCCTGGTCACCGGCAAGTCGTCGAGTGCGTCGCGGGCCATCGACACCGAGTCCAACCTGGGCCAGTACTTGTAAGCGGCGCGAGGGTCGCGCCGGTCCGACCGAGGGTCGTGCCGGCGCGACTTCGCTTCGCTGGCGAGGACCTTGCTTGGCCGCCGACGTCGGGGTCTTCTTCCTGCAGCCGCAGGAACTTAAGTCACCAGCGAGTAGCTGTTGGTCAGCTCGTCCTGCAGCACCTGGGCGGCCTGGGTGGTGGTGTCGATACGCAACTCGGTATCGAGCGTGCGGGCGCGGTAGGACCATCCCGCCGGAAGGTTAAGCCGCTCACCGAGCTTGGGCAGATCGGCCCGCGACAGGTTCGGATCAACCACCTGGCTCCAGGTTTGCATCACCCACTGCCGCCCGTGTGGGTCCTGCAGTTCGTAAATCTCCTCGCCGGCGTCGAACACGAACACGGTGTGGCGGCTCACCTGGTTGACGGTGTAGGGCGTGGGGTTCATCGACGACAGCAGCACGGTGGCCTGCAGCAGCATGTCGATGCCGCCGAAGGTCTTGGTCATCTGCATGCCCTGTTGTGCCTTCTCGATGCGGTTCATCAGCCAATACCGCGGACCGTTGAGAAGTGCTGTGGCCGCACCGTTTTCGGTCGCGATGGCGTGGGCGTCCAAGGCCGACCAGAGTTCGGCCGGACAGTCGTTGAGCCCGAAGCTGTTGTAGACGGTGGCTTGGGGACCCGCTTCGCCGGGAGTGACGAGCAGAACTTCGCCGTAGCGTTTGCCGGACAGGTCGGCCGCGGCGTGGCGCGGCGCGGAATTTGATTGAGGGGCTGACACCAGGGTGAACCTAATCACCGGGTTGACCGGCGTCAACACGGGTCAAATAGCGTGTCGCCCACCTCGCGGCGTAGTGGTTGCGGGCGGTCGAAGTGGCGCGCAGATTGTCGGTCAACGGATCGACGGCGGGGCGCTATCCGTCGTCGGGTCACCACCCTGGGCACTGACGGCAGGTCTCGCAGCAAAAACAGGCTTACTTGGCAACCAGATATGGCCCCTGGGCAAGGCCCTGCGCTATACCCGTTCGACGAGACAATCGATTTACCGGATTGCGGACTGCGGCGTGCGGGTCGAGGACCCGTTCGGTCGTGATTCGGGAGGCCGAGCCTCGTCTCTCGAGAAAATCCGGTTCGAGAACTGCTGTTGCGGCACAGTGGTCATTCGTCCGGAACTGGGATCGTAGATTCGCAGACTATCCCCCTGGACACCAGTGACAACCATGATGTGCTGCGGATACCCTTCGCTGCCGATGTAGATCGGAGCGACATATCCAGCGCGCACCGAGCCGGCCAGCCCCTGATACCCCCAACTGATCGCACGAGACGGAACGCGAGTGCGGAGACTGCGCGAAGAGGACTGGTAGATGCCGGGCTCAGCCGACGATCGCGGGACCGTAGTCTTTAACCCATGCAACGGATTATCGGGACGGAGGTCGAGTACGGCATCTCCTCGCCGTCAGACCCGACCGCCAACCCGATCCTCACTTCCACCCAGGCCGTGCTGGCCTACGCCGCGGCCGCCGGCATCCAACGCGCCAAGCGGACCCGCTGGGATTATGAGGTCGAGTCGCCGCTGCGCGACGCCCGTGGGTTCGACCTGAGCCGCTCGGCCGGCCCGCCGCCGGTGGTCGACGCCGACGAGGTCGGCGCGGCCAACATGATCCTGACCAACGGCGCGCGGCTCTATGTGGACCATGCGCACCCGGAGTACTCCGCGCCCGAATGCACCGACCCGATGGACGCGGTGATCTGGGACAAGGCCGGCGAACGGGTGATGGAGGCCGCCGCCCGGCACGTCGCCAGCGTGCCCGGCGCCGCGAAGCTGCAGTGTACAAGAACAACGTCGACGGCAAGGGCGCCTCCTACGGGTCGCACGAGAACTACCTGATGTCGCGCCAGACGCCGTTCTCGGCCATCATCGCCGGTCTGACCCCGTTTCTGGTGTCGCGGCAGGTGGTGACGGGTTCCGGTCGGGTCGGCATCGGGGGCCTCCGGCGACGAGGCCGGGTTCCAGTTGTCGCAGCGGTCCGACTACATCGAGGTCGAAGTCGGGCTGGAGACCACGCTCAAGCGCGGCATCATCAACACCCGCGACGAGCCGCACGCCGACGCCGACCGGTACCGCCGGCTGCACGTCATCATCGGTGACGCCAATCTGGCCGAGACCTCGACCTACCTGAAGCTGGGCACCACCGCACTGGCGCTGGACCTGATCGAGGCGGGGGTCGACCTCAGCGATCTGGCGCTAGCCCGGCCGGTGCATGCCGTCCACGCGATCAGCCGCGACCCGTCGCTGCGCCAGACGGTGGCGCTGGCCGACGGCCGCGAGCTGACCGGCCTTGCGCTGCAACGGATTTATCTGGACCGGGTGGCCAAGCTGGTCGACAGTCGCGACCCCGACCCGCGCGCGTCGCACGTGGTGGAGACCTGGGCGCAGGTGCTGGACCTGCTCGAGCGGGACCCGATGGAGTGTGCCGAGCTGCTGGACTGGCCGGCCAAGTTGCGGCTGCTCGAAGGTTTTCGGCAGCGGGAGAACCTGAGCTGGTCGGCGCCCCGGCTGCACCTGGTCGATCTGCAGTACTCCGATGTGCGGCTGGATAAGGGCCTGTACAACCGCCTGGTGGCGCGCGGCTCGATGAAGCGGCTGGTCACCGAGCATCAGGTACTGGAGGCGGTGGACAAGCCGCCGACCGACACGCGCGCGTACTTCCGCGGCGAGTGTTTGCGCAGGTTCGGCGCCGACATCGCCGCGGCCAGCTGGGACTCGGTGATTTTCGACCTGGGCGGCGACTCGCTGGTGCGAATCCCGACGTTGGAGCCGCTGCGCGGCAGCAAAGCGCATGTCGGGGCGTTGCTGGATTCGGTGGACAGCGCGGTGGAGCTGGTGGAACAGCTGACGCGCTGACTGGTCGAAGGCGTGGTTAGACCGACGAAATGTCGGGGGCGACCGGTAGGGTAGAGAAAAGCCAGCGGGCGTATGGACACCCGCCCGAAGGTGTATGACGAGCAGGAGGCGGCGATGGCGCAGGAGCAGACCAAACGCGGCGGTGGCGGTGGCGATGACGACGACGTCACCGGTGCGGCGGCCGCGGGTCAGGAACGTCGCGAGAAGCTGACCGAGGACACCGACGATCTGCTCGACGAGATCGACGACGTCCTGGAGGAGAATGCCGAGGACTTCGTGCGGGCTTACGTCCAAAAGGGCGGCCAGTGACCTGGCAGTCGCCCGATCGCCTACCCATCAACTCAGCACTTCCCGGATCCTCAGGTGTAGACCTGTCGTCTTTTGCCGACTTCCTGCGCCGTCACTCGCCGGAGTTGCTTCCCGCCAGCATTAGTGGCGCCCAGGTCGGTGACCAGTTGCCGCATGGCACCACGATCGTCGCGCTCAAGTACCCGGGCGGAGTTCTGATCGCCGGTGACCGCCGCTCGACGCAGGGCAACATGATCGCAGGGCGCGACGTACGCAAGGTGTACATCACCGACGACTACACCGCCACCGGCATCGCGGGCACCGCGGCGATCGCCGTCGAGTTCGCTCGCCTCTACGCCGTGGAGCTGGAACATTACGAGAAGCTCGAGGGCGTGCCGTTGACTTTTGCGGGCAAGGTCAACCGGCTGGCCATCATGGTGCGGGGCAACCTGCCGGCCGCGATGCAGGGTCTGGTGGCCCTTCCGCTGCTGGTCGGTTACGACATTCACGCCGCCGACCCGGAGTCGGCGGGGCGCATCGTCTCCTTCGACGCCGCCGGGGGCTGGAACATCGAGGAAGAGGGCTACCAGTCGGTGGGATCGGGTTCGATCTTCGCCAAGTCCTCGATGAAGAAGTTGTACTCCCAGGTCACCGACGGCGATTCGGCGCTGCGGGTGGCGGTGGAGGCGCTCTACGACGCCGCCGACGACGACTCCGCGACCGGTGGCCCGGATCTGGTCCGTGGCATCTATCCGACCGCGGTCACCATCGACGCCGACGGCGCGATGGACGTCCCGGAACGGCGGATCGCCGAACTTGCCCGCGATGTCATCGAAAGCCGTTCGCGTGCTGACACTTTCGGCCCCGACGGTGGTGAGAAGTGAGTTTCCCGTATTTCATCTCGCCCGAACAGGCGATGCGTGAGCGCAGCGAGCTCGCGCGGAAGGGCATTGCCCGCGGTCGCAGCGTGGTGGCCCTGGCCTACGCCGGTGGTGTGCTGTTCGTCGCGGAGAACCCGTCGCGCTCACTGCAGAAGATCAGCGAACTCTACGACCGGGTGGGCTTCGCCGCGGCCGGCAAGTACAACGAGTTCGACAACCTGCGCCGTGCCGGCATCCAGTTCGCCGACACCCGCGGTTACGCCTACGACCGCCGCGACGTCACCGGCCGCCAGCTGGCCAACGTCTACGCTCAAGCGCTGGGCAGCATCTTCACCGAGCAGGCCAAGCCCTACGAGGTGGAGCTGTGTGTGGCCGAGGTGGCGCACTACGGCGAGACCAAGCCCCCGGAGCTCTATCGGATCACCTACGACGGGTCGATCGCCGACGAGCCGCACTACGTGGCGATGGGCGGCACCACCGAGCCGATCATCAACGCGCTCAAGGAGTCCTATACCGAGGCCGCGGACCTGGCCGACGCGCTGAAGATCGCGGTCGGCGCGCTGCGGGCCGGAAGCCCCGAGTCCAGTGGCAACGGCCAGTCCAGTGTCGCGGTCGCCAATCTCGAAGTCGCGATCCTCGACGCCAACCGGCCGCGGCGGGCGTTCAAGCGCCTGACCCGCGCGGCCGTGGAAACGGCGTTGCAGGAGACGGATTCCGGCGACTCCGCTGCAGCCGACGGGGAAACGCCGGACTCCGGCGAATCGAAGGATTCCGGAGACAGCTAGACCCGGTCCGCACACCGGATCGGCCGCCGTGCGCCGCTTCCGCTGATTCGGCCACGACACCTCATTGCCCCGTTCGGGCGCGGCTGTTCATCGTCCCGGGTGGACAACTTGTACCCTCGATTGGGTGCAGCGACGAATCATGGGCATCGAGACCGAGTTCGGTGTTACCTGCACCTTTCACGGGCATCGTCGACTCAGTCCGGACGAGGTGGCCCGCTACCTTTTCCGCCGGGTCGTGTCGTGGGGTCGCAGTTCCAACGTTTTCCTCCGCAACGGTGCCCGGTTGTACCTCGACGTGGGCAGCCACCCGGAGTACGCCACCGCCGAATGCGACAGCCTGGTGCAGCTGGTCACCCACGACCGTGCCGGTGAATGGGTCCTCGAGGACCTGCTGATCGACGCCGAGCAGCGGCTGGCCGACGAGGGCATCGGTGGTGACATCTACTTGTTCAAGAACAACACCGACTCGGCGGGCAACTCGTACGGCTGCCACGAGAACTACCTGATCGTGCGCGCCGGCGAGTTCTCCCGGATTTCCGACGTGCTGCTGCCGTTCCTGGTCACCCGCCAGCTGATCTGCGGCGCCGGCAAGGTGCTGCAGACCCCCAAGGCGGCCACCTTCTGTCTTTCCCAACGCGCCGAACACATCTGGGAAGGCGTCTCCAGCGCGACCACCCGCAGCCGGCCGATCATCAACACCCGCGACGAGCCGCACGCCGACGCCGAGAAGTACCGCCGACTGCACGTCATCGTCGGCGACTCGAACATGTCCGAGACCACCACCATGCTCAAGGTCGGCACGGCCGCGCTGGTGCTGGAGATGATCGAATCCGGCGTCGCGTTCCGGGACTTCTCGCTGGACAACCCGATCCGCGCCATCCGCGAGGTCAGCCACGACGCGACCGGCCGGCGACCGGTCAGGCTGGCCGGCGGGCGGCAGGCCAGCGCCCTGGACATCCAGCGTGAGTACTACAGCCGCGCCGTC
The nucleotide sequence above comes from Mycobacterium kiyosense. Encoded proteins:
- a CDS encoding hypothetical protein (frameshifted, insertion at around 2725688, deletion at around 2725529) encodes the protein MSQRSDYIEVEVGLETTLKRGIINTRDEPHADADRYRRLHVIIGDANLAETSTYLKLGTTALALDLIEAGVDLSDLALARPVHAVHAISRDPSLRQTVALADGRELTGLALQRIYLDRVAKLVDSRDPDPRASHVVETWAQVLDLLERDPMECAELLDWPAKLRLLEGFRQRENLSWSAPRLHLVDLQYSDVRLDKGLYNRLVARGSMKRLVTEHQVLEAVDKPPTDTRAYFRGECLRRFGADIAAASWDSVIFDLGGDSLVRIPTLEPLRGSKAHVGALLDSVDSAVELVEQLTR
- the lppK gene encoding putative lipoprotein LppK; the protein is MSRNLCVTLGAAVVVAVLALAGCSRDTAKKMDSAQTAVPPAPSSTVAAAPTAPLPAPEILSDVLSRLADAAVPGNDKLNLVQGAGPETAGALDRFTTAARDGGYLPMTFVANNIAWSSQNPSNATATVVVHTANPDHREFTFPMEFTSTPGGWQLSRKTAEMLLAMQNAGTLPPTSPPAAPAPNPAPPPGPEAGPPASPSPTP
- the mpa gene encoding proteasome-associated ATPase, with amino-acid sequence MGDSERSEAFKNPRDIPLSSDDAAELEQLRREAAVLREQLDNAVAHQGSTRSARDVHQLEARIDSLAARNSKLMETLKEARQQLLALREEVDRLGQPPSGYGVLLGAHEDETVDVFTSGRKMRLTCSPNIDTASLRKGQTVRLNEALTVVEAGTYESVGEISTLREVLNDGHRALVVGHADEERIVWLAEPLVAEDLPEGHPDALNDDSRPRKLRPGDSLLVDTKAGYAFERIPKAEVEDLVLEEVPDVSYSDIGGLTRQIEQIRDAVELPFLHKDLYREYALRPPKGVLLYGPPGCGKTLIAKAVANSLAKKMADLRGDDAREAKSYFLNIKGPELLNKFVGETERHIRLIFQRAREKASEGTPVIVFFDEMDSIFRTRGTGVSSDVETTVVPQLLSEIDGVEGLENVIVIGASNREDMIDPAILRPGRLDVKIKIERPDAEAAQDIFSKYLVDTLPVHADDLAEFDGDRGACIRAMIEKVVERMYAEIDDNRFLEVTYANGDKEVMYFKDFNSGAMIQNVVDRAKKNAIKSVLETGQPGLRIQHLLDSIVDEFAENEDLPNTTNPDDWARISGKKGERIVYIRTLVTGKSSSASRAIDTESNLGQYL
- the pup gene encoding prokaryotic ubiquitin-like protein Pup, whose product is MDTRPKVYDEQEAAMAQEQTKRGGGGGDDDDVTGAAAAGQERREKLTEDTDDLLDEIDDVLEENAEDFVRAYVQKGGQ
- the prcB gene encoding proteasome subunit beta — translated: MTWQSPDRLPINSALPGSSGVDLSSFADFLRRHSPELLPASISGAQVGDQLPHGTTIVALKYPGGVLIAGDRRSTQGNMIAGRDVRKVYITDDYTATGIAGTAAIAVEFARLYAVELEHYEKLEGVPLTFAGKVNRLAIMVRGNLPAAMQGLVALPLLVGYDIHAADPESAGRIVSFDAAGGWNIEEEGYQSVGSGSIFAKSSMKKLYSQVTDGDSALRVAVEALYDAADDDSATGGPDLVRGIYPTAVTIDADGAMDVPERRIAELARDVIESRSRADTFGPDGGEK
- the pafA gene encoding Pup--protein ligase → MGIETEFGVTCTFHGHRRLSPDEVARYLFRRVVSWGRSSNVFLRNGARLYLDVGSHPEYATAECDSLVQLVTHDRAGEWVLEDLLIDAEQRLADEGIGGDIYLFKNNTDSAGNSYGCHENYLIVRAGEFSRISDVLLPFLVTRQLICGAGKVLQTPKAATFCLSQRAEHIWEGVSSATTRSRPIINTRDEPHADAEKYRRLHVIVGDSNMSETTTMLKVGTAALVLEMIESGVAFRDFSLDNPIRAIREVSHDATGRRPVRLAGGRQASALDIQREYYSRAVEHLQTREPNAQIEQVVDLWGRQLDAVESQDFAKVDTEIDWVIKRKLFQRYQDRYNMELSDPKIAQLDLAYHDIKRGRGVFDLLQRKGLAARVTTDEEIAEAVDTPPQTTRARLRGEFISAAQAAGRDFTVDWVHLKLNDQAQRTVLCKDPFRAVDERVKRLIASM
- the prcA gene encoding proteasome subunit alpha encodes the protein MSFPYFISPEQAMRERSELARKGIARGRSVVALAYAGGVLFVAENPSRSLQKISELYDRVGFAAAGKYNEFDNLRRAGIQFADTRGYAYDRRDVTGRQLANVYAQALGSIFTEQAKPYEVELCVAEVAHYGETKPPELYRITYDGSIADEPHYVAMGGTTEPIINALKESYTEAADLADALKIAVGALRAGSPESSGNGQSSVAVANLEVAILDANRPRRAFKRLTRAAVETALQETDSGDSAAADGETPDSGESKDSGDS
- a CDS encoding hypothetical protein (frameshifted, insertion at around 2725685, deletion at around 2725529) is translated as MQRIIGTEVEYGISSPSDPTANPILTSTQAVLAYAAAAGIQRAKRTRWDYEVESPLRDARGFDLSRSAGPPPVVDADEVGAANMILTNGARLYVDHAHPEYSAPECTDPMDAVIWDKAGERVMEAAARHVASVPGAAKLQCTRTTSTARAPPTGRTRTT